The Lentzea guizhouensis genome contains a region encoding:
- a CDS encoding ABC transporter permease — translation MAQTFTKATWLVAEREMRTFVSTKGFWIGFLATIVGLFALTVLPTVFGGDDPKVAVVGSAAKVVEGKPLDVREVADVRAAQELVRADEVEAAIVPDGSGVKVLALNDPPTGVISQLVESPPVELLDPSAVSSDQRFVVVLVFGLVFLMFGMGGAAIAQSTVTEKQTRIVEILVSTVPVKALLAGKIVGHVILTMGQVVVLALTAPIALRVAGQQELLAVVAPALGWFVPFLCLGFVLVSSLWAVAGALVSRQEDLGSTMGLVMLAVMGPYFGVQFFFDNPAVLGVMSFVPFTAGVAMPVRMFAQQAQPWEALLSLGILAATVVVILLVASRLYTGSLLQTGGRVKLARAWAPAE, via the coding sequence GTGGCGCAGACGTTCACGAAGGCGACGTGGCTGGTCGCCGAGCGGGAGATGAGGACGTTCGTCTCCACCAAGGGGTTCTGGATCGGGTTCCTCGCGACCATCGTCGGGTTGTTCGCGCTCACCGTGCTGCCGACGGTGTTCGGCGGTGACGACCCGAAGGTCGCGGTGGTCGGGTCGGCCGCGAAGGTCGTCGAGGGCAAGCCGCTCGACGTGCGCGAGGTCGCCGACGTGCGGGCGGCGCAGGAGCTCGTCCGCGCGGACGAGGTCGAGGCGGCGATCGTGCCCGACGGGTCCGGCGTCAAGGTGCTGGCGCTCAACGACCCGCCGACCGGGGTGATCTCGCAGCTCGTGGAGTCGCCACCGGTCGAGCTGCTGGACCCGTCGGCGGTGAGCTCGGACCAGCGGTTCGTCGTGGTGCTGGTGTTCGGGTTGGTGTTCCTCATGTTCGGCATGGGAGGCGCCGCGATCGCGCAGAGCACGGTGACCGAGAAGCAGACGCGGATCGTGGAGATCCTGGTGTCGACGGTGCCGGTGAAGGCGCTGCTCGCCGGCAAGATCGTCGGGCACGTGATCCTGACCATGGGGCAGGTGGTGGTGCTCGCCCTCACCGCGCCGATCGCGCTCAGGGTGGCCGGGCAGCAGGAGCTGCTGGCGGTCGTGGCACCGGCGCTCGGGTGGTTCGTGCCGTTCCTGTGCCTCGGGTTCGTGCTGGTGTCGTCGCTGTGGGCGGTCGCGGGCGCGCTGGTCAGCCGCCAGGAGGACCTCGGCTCGACGATGGGCCTGGTGATGCTCGCGGTGATGGGACCGTACTTCGGCGTGCAGTTCTTCTTCGACAACCCGGCGGTGCTCGGCGTGATGTCCTTCGTGCCGTTCACGGCGGGGGTCGCGATGCCGGTGCGGATGTTCGCCCAGCAGGCCCAGCCGTGGGAGGCGCTGCTGTCGCTCGGCATCCTCGCGGCGACGGTCGTGGTGATCCTGCTGGTCGCCTCGCGCCTCTACACCGGCTCGCTGCTGCAGACCGGGGGACGGGTCAAGCTGGCCCGCGCGTGGGCTCCCGCCGAATAG
- a CDS encoding Gfo/Idh/MocA family protein, which translates to MVADPIRLAVVGLGAMGTRMLTAAQAHPAFTVVAGVDVVPRTLDVRVVTSLGDVLSDVDAVYLATPPAVHASQAIQALAAGKAVFCEKPLAVDLAEARAMVEAAAGRPNAVNFALSDMAATLEIERLLPSLGELRGVEVRLQFPKWPREFQKDARWLAEAEQGGFVREVLSHFVYLTDRMLGPLAVESVSADFPSAGAAEVAARGVLRGGGVPVHVSAFSGLAGPEVYEWTVWGTRRSLRLSQWAQLSTSDGGAWEPVELGARGSDSARLGLFAQAVRGEHPRDLADFASGLRVAEVVEAFLR; encoded by the coding sequence ATGGTAGCTGATCCGATTCGCCTCGCCGTCGTCGGCCTGGGTGCCATGGGCACCCGGATGCTGACGGCGGCGCAGGCACATCCCGCCTTCACCGTCGTCGCCGGCGTGGACGTGGTGCCGCGCACGCTGGACGTCCGCGTGGTCACCTCGCTCGGCGACGTGCTGTCCGATGTGGACGCGGTCTACCTCGCCACGCCACCCGCCGTGCACGCCTCTCAGGCGATCCAGGCGCTGGCCGCGGGCAAGGCGGTGTTCTGCGAGAAGCCACTGGCCGTCGACCTCGCCGAGGCCCGCGCGATGGTCGAGGCGGCGGCCGGACGCCCGAACGCGGTGAACTTCGCGTTGTCGGACATGGCCGCCACGCTGGAGATCGAACGCCTGCTGCCCTCACTGGGCGAGCTGCGGGGCGTCGAGGTGCGGCTGCAGTTCCCGAAGTGGCCGCGGGAGTTCCAGAAGGACGCTCGGTGGCTGGCTGAAGCAGAACAGGGCGGGTTCGTGCGGGAGGTGCTGTCGCACTTCGTCTACCTGACCGACCGGATGCTCGGGCCGCTGGCGGTCGAGTCGGTGTCGGCGGACTTCCCGTCCGCCGGAGCAGCCGAGGTGGCCGCACGCGGGGTGCTGCGCGGCGGTGGCGTGCCGGTGCACGTGTCGGCGTTCTCGGGGCTGGCCGGGCCTGAGGTCTACGAGTGGACGGTGTGGGGGACGCGGAGGTCGTTGCGGCTGAGCCAGTGGGCGCAGCTGTCCACTTCGGACGGCGGCGCGTGGGAGCCGGTGGAGCTCGGTGCGCGCGGGTCGGACTCGGCGCGGCTCGGGTTGTTCGCGCAGGCCGTGCGCGGTGAGCACCCGCGGGACCTGGCGGACTTCGCGAGCGGGCTGCGGGTGGCCGAGGTGGTCGAGGCGTTCCTGCGGTGA
- a CDS encoding alpha/beta hydrolase has protein sequence MRKALSLAAALAAVAALVVPGTASATPTVQWKECPADVARPGLECGTLQVPLDYKKREGRKIEVTISRLASKNPEKRRGVLFTNPGGPSEGLTFPSDLTLFGMPQSVLDAYDIIGMDPRGFGYSTPATCDLTDEQMFFGNVPPYAVTQADVRKRADEVRQIAQQCTTSSTAYLLPHNTTANIARDLDSVRQALGERKASFLGYSYGTNLGAVYTTMFPRTTDRVVLDSNLGAGGWDVEGSRNYGRGVEDTFPQFAAWAAKRPQYGLGTTPEQVRAKYFEIAAKLDRTPSPEGITGQLFRVMTFGGLYRTTDAAFAKLAAQYQALNAGTPLPPDNTPAPARVESLISGRFYVVCGDSRWPTAVSTYERNVAVDRVRYPMFGAAGANIMPCAFWPDPVEKQVKPNDRGPRNVLMVQNERDPATPLAGARSMRRAFGDRAAMIVADQGGHGTYLLGANKCANEEVTAYLVGGERPGDRKC, from the coding sequence ATGCGAAAAGCGTTGTCCCTGGCCGCGGCTCTGGCCGCGGTGGCGGCGTTGGTGGTGCCGGGGACGGCATCGGCGACGCCGACCGTGCAGTGGAAGGAGTGTCCGGCGGACGTCGCGCGGCCGGGCCTGGAATGCGGCACGTTGCAGGTGCCGCTCGACTACAAGAAGCGCGAAGGGCGCAAGATCGAGGTGACGATCTCGCGCCTGGCCAGCAAGAACCCGGAGAAGCGCCGGGGCGTGCTGTTCACCAACCCCGGTGGGCCGAGCGAGGGGCTGACGTTCCCCAGCGACCTCACGCTCTTCGGGATGCCGCAAAGCGTGCTCGACGCCTACGACATCATCGGCATGGACCCGCGCGGCTTCGGCTACAGCACGCCGGCCACGTGCGACCTGACCGACGAGCAGATGTTCTTCGGCAACGTGCCGCCGTACGCGGTGACGCAGGCCGACGTGCGCAAGCGGGCTGACGAGGTGCGCCAGATCGCACAGCAGTGCACCACGTCGTCCACGGCGTACCTGTTGCCGCACAACACGACCGCGAACATCGCACGTGACCTCGACTCGGTGCGCCAGGCACTGGGCGAGCGCAAGGCGTCGTTCCTCGGCTACTCCTACGGGACGAACCTCGGCGCGGTGTACACGACGATGTTCCCGCGCACGACCGACCGCGTGGTGCTCGACAGCAACCTGGGCGCCGGCGGCTGGGACGTCGAGGGCAGCCGCAACTACGGGCGCGGCGTGGAGGACACGTTCCCCCAGTTCGCGGCCTGGGCGGCGAAGCGGCCGCAGTACGGCCTGGGCACCACGCCCGAACAGGTGCGGGCGAAGTACTTCGAGATCGCCGCGAAGCTCGACCGCACGCCGTCACCGGAGGGCATCACCGGCCAGCTGTTCCGGGTGATGACCTTCGGCGGTCTCTACCGGACCACCGACGCGGCGTTCGCCAAGCTGGCGGCGCAGTACCAGGCGCTCAACGCCGGCACCCCGCTGCCGCCGGACAACACGCCGGCCCCGGCACGGGTGGAGAGCCTGATCTCCGGCCGGTTCTACGTGGTGTGCGGCGACTCGCGCTGGCCGACCGCGGTCAGCACCTACGAGCGCAACGTGGCGGTCGACCGGGTGCGGTACCCGATGTTCGGGGCGGCCGGCGCGAACATCATGCCGTGCGCGTTCTGGCCGGACCCGGTGGAGAAGCAGGTGAAGCCGAACGACCGCGGACCGCGCAACGTGCTGATGGTGCAGAACGAACGCGACCCGGCGACGCCGTTGGCGGGCGCGCGGTCGATGCGCAGGGCGTTCGGCGACCGGGCGGCCATGATCGTGGCCGACCAGGGCGGGCACGGGACGTACCTGCTCGGGGCGAACAAGTGCGCCAACGAGGAGGTGACGGCGTACCTGGTCGGCGGGGAACGGCCGGGCGACCGGAAGTGCTAG
- a CDS encoding AAA family ATPase: protein MTSQTKTRSRLAEFIDAMIDIGQTGQIFGSHGIGKTATFFSHIAEAHPATELVFVPAANLTPDDLLINAPVRENGELVLRQLVMSQLRPGRRFVLLIDDSLQAGETIQSQLMQIACNWTLGEYDLRALGCVGVFLTDNESLAETSARRSDLAILDRMVTVRMTANDTAWRTKLAARYREWDLQPFFGVWNSLGPELRELLSPRTMEHVLANAREGFPLRWALPLVNGERLRLRETRGTKQADRTAEVLDRLANALGVPNRPSVPDPVRQVLKAALRNRWSVLLQGPPGCGKTELVRETLRAGLGHDPLYFSLPVTNVEDLCAPLPTTDGTLENLMARPFTGREPKAIVWDEYNRPKDKAAFARLMEITQEWSLAGRPIENLRAQVAIQNPPYHLGRKLLVSRNNIAQATRFTCSLVVDPADIPANEWLINRYGGVAETVLEWWKHDIDDEGREWITKRTIERLVKLHERGLPLELATIYLGDGEYAPVPLTALVDRLNNRPVTGLGELARQVGRWEERLRTESGAAEGGNAGDLVHQVLANAELSQLRRHRKVVARLVALLPPKLRATYLVGVAEDRQRFWIEVFGALKR, encoded by the coding sequence ATGACATCGCAGACCAAGACCCGGTCGCGCCTGGCCGAGTTCATCGACGCGATGATCGACATCGGCCAGACCGGGCAGATCTTCGGCTCGCACGGCATCGGCAAGACCGCGACGTTCTTCTCGCACATCGCCGAGGCCCACCCGGCCACCGAGCTGGTGTTCGTGCCGGCGGCCAACCTCACGCCGGACGACCTGCTGATCAACGCACCCGTGCGCGAGAACGGCGAGCTCGTGCTGCGCCAGCTGGTGATGAGCCAGCTGCGGCCGGGCAGGAGGTTCGTGCTGCTGATCGACGACTCGCTGCAGGCCGGTGAGACGATCCAGTCGCAGCTCATGCAGATCGCGTGCAACTGGACGCTCGGCGAGTACGACCTGCGCGCGCTCGGCTGTGTCGGCGTGTTCCTCACCGACAACGAGTCGCTCGCCGAGACTTCCGCGCGGCGCAGCGACCTCGCGATCCTCGACCGCATGGTGACCGTGCGGATGACCGCGAACGACACCGCGTGGCGCACGAAGCTCGCGGCTCGCTACCGCGAGTGGGACCTGCAGCCGTTCTTCGGCGTGTGGAACTCGCTGGGGCCGGAGCTGCGGGAGTTGTTGTCGCCGCGCACGATGGAGCACGTGCTGGCGAACGCCCGCGAGGGTTTCCCGTTGCGGTGGGCGCTGCCGCTGGTCAACGGCGAGCGGCTGCGGCTGCGGGAGACGCGCGGCACCAAGCAGGCCGACCGCACCGCGGAGGTCCTCGACCGGCTGGCGAACGCCCTCGGCGTGCCGAACCGGCCGTCCGTCCCCGACCCGGTGCGGCAGGTGCTGAAGGCCGCGCTGCGCAACCGGTGGAGCGTGCTGCTGCAGGGCCCGCCCGGTTGCGGCAAGACCGAGCTGGTCCGCGAGACGCTGCGCGCGGGCCTCGGCCACGACCCGCTGTACTTCTCGTTGCCGGTGACCAACGTCGAGGACCTCTGCGCGCCACTGCCGACCACCGACGGCACGCTGGAGAACCTGATGGCGCGCCCGTTCACCGGCCGCGAGCCCAAGGCGATCGTGTGGGACGAGTACAACCGCCCCAAGGACAAGGCGGCCTTCGCCCGCCTGATGGAGATCACCCAGGAGTGGTCGCTCGCCGGCCGGCCGATCGAGAACCTGCGTGCCCAGGTCGCCATCCAGAACCCGCCCTACCACCTCGGCCGCAAGCTCCTGGTGTCGCGCAACAACATCGCCCAGGCGACCCGCTTCACCTGCTCGCTGGTCGTCGACCCCGCCGACATCCCCGCCAACGAGTGGCTGATCAACCGGTACGGCGGTGTCGCGGAGACCGTGCTGGAGTGGTGGAAGCACGACATCGACGACGAGGGCAGGGAGTGGATCACCAAGCGCACCATCGAGCGCCTGGTGAAGCTGCACGAGCGCGGCCTGCCCCTGGAGCTGGCCACCATCTACCTGGGTGACGGCGAGTACGCACCGGTCCCGTTGACCGCGCTGGTCGACCGCCTGAACAACCGCCCGGTGACCGGTCTGGGCGAGCTGGCGCGGCAGGTCGGTCGCTGGGAGGAGAGGCTGCGCACGGAGTCGGGCGCGGCGGAGGGCGGCAACGCGGGCGACCTCGTGCACCAGGTCCTCGCCAACGCCGAGCTGTCGCAGCTGAGGCGGCACCGCAAGGTGGTGGCGCGGTTGGTGGCGTTGCTGCCGCCGAAGCTGCGGGCGACGTACCTGGTGGGGGTGGCGGAGGATCGGCAGCGGTTCTGGATCGAGGTGTTCGGCGCGCTGAAGCGGTGA
- a CDS encoding ABC transporter ATP-binding protein codes for MLTVTGISRSFGDHRVLDDVSFEVRPGRMTGFLGANGSGKTTTMRIVLGVLAAHGGVVSWQGQAISPQNKPHFGYMPEERGLYPKMKVREQITWLGRLHGVDREVAQRNTDELLADLELSDRADDRLEQLSLGNQQRVQIAAALVHEPDVLILDEPFSGLDPIAVDTVLDVLRKRAANGVPVLFSSHQLAIVERLCDDVVIISKGRIAAKGSREELRQRHAGERYEIVVDTDAGWVRDVPGAGVVELDGPRVVFEGASRAVLEQALQRGEVRSFAPVVPTLDEIFKEVS; via the coding sequence ATGTTGACGGTGACGGGGATCAGCCGGAGCTTCGGCGACCACCGGGTGCTCGACGACGTGAGCTTCGAAGTGCGGCCTGGGCGCATGACGGGGTTCCTGGGCGCCAACGGGTCCGGCAAGACGACGACCATGCGGATCGTGCTGGGGGTGCTGGCCGCGCACGGGGGTGTGGTGAGCTGGCAGGGGCAGGCGATCTCGCCGCAGAACAAGCCGCACTTCGGGTACATGCCCGAGGAGCGCGGGCTCTACCCCAAGATGAAGGTGCGCGAGCAGATCACGTGGCTGGGGCGGTTGCACGGGGTCGACCGCGAGGTCGCGCAGCGCAACACCGACGAGCTGCTCGCCGACCTGGAGCTGAGCGACCGGGCGGACGACCGGCTGGAGCAGCTGTCGCTCGGCAACCAGCAGCGGGTGCAGATCGCCGCGGCGCTGGTGCACGAGCCGGACGTGCTCATCCTCGACGAGCCGTTCTCCGGGCTCGACCCGATCGCGGTGGACACGGTGCTCGACGTGCTGCGCAAGCGCGCGGCGAACGGGGTGCCGGTGTTGTTCTCCAGCCACCAGCTCGCGATCGTGGAGCGGTTGTGCGACGACGTCGTGATCATCTCGAAGGGACGGATCGCGGCCAAGGGGTCGCGTGAGGAGCTGCGGCAGCGGCACGCGGGTGAGCGGTACGAGATCGTCGTGGACACCGACGCCGGGTGGGTGCGGGACGTTCCCGGCGCGGGCGTGGTGGAGCTGGACGGGCCGCGCGTGGTGTTCGAGGGGGCGTCGCGGGCGGTGCTCGAACAGGCCCTGCAGCGGGGTGAGGTGCGGTCGTTCGCGCCGGTCGTGCCCACGCTGGACGAGATCTTCAAGGAGGTGAGCTGA
- a CDS encoding DUF2201 family putative metallopeptidase: MSSHKPRPVVDLHDRRALAAWRPAAPDTIAQAERLKEAALLDFGLSESVVGSWLFSKCRHQIATTAIDTAAVVASGDGTCLLLFNPDFFAGIGLDGVKFVLFHEARHLVHRHLFADRELREDPVFTTAAEVAINHVVLTRLGTGLPSPGGKPIGVNPAEVYARYVADLTAQQLVPSEYQEFIETDMTVYGELKRMKNPPVPARLCIHVTHDVPADQQTVDDVVGSALLNCLLAARRGNGGAESELLDLMGRTEDAAGKVWGNLGAGVLRGQTARTGKVDWWQRWLVDVLGSKLREGERLVYPKKRGAVLAALGHDPVLSRRGPVRDKVLVIAYDTSGSMPDGVVDWMVELVGGIDGVQAHWLSFDGVVMPFRPGERVLGGGGTSFQAVVEYVEGRSTVDGELFSEVPDAVVVLTDGYAPKVTPAEPDKWIWLITEGGDDWPDSHTPPMACHRVRPVIRRNR, translated from the coding sequence ATGAGCTCGCACAAACCGCGTCCCGTCGTGGACCTGCACGACCGGCGCGCGCTCGCCGCGTGGCGCCCGGCCGCGCCGGACACGATCGCGCAGGCCGAGCGGCTCAAGGAGGCCGCGCTGCTCGACTTCGGGCTGAGCGAGTCCGTGGTCGGTTCGTGGCTGTTCTCCAAGTGCCGCCACCAGATCGCGACGACGGCGATCGACACCGCGGCCGTCGTCGCGTCCGGTGACGGCACGTGCCTGCTGCTGTTCAACCCGGACTTCTTCGCCGGCATAGGGCTCGACGGCGTGAAGTTCGTGCTGTTCCACGAGGCACGCCACCTCGTGCACCGGCACCTGTTCGCCGACCGGGAGCTGCGCGAGGACCCGGTCTTCACCACCGCGGCCGAGGTCGCGATCAACCACGTCGTCCTCACCAGGCTCGGCACCGGTCTGCCCTCCCCCGGCGGCAAGCCCATCGGCGTGAACCCCGCCGAGGTCTACGCGCGGTACGTCGCCGACCTGACCGCGCAGCAGCTCGTCCCGTCCGAGTACCAGGAATTCATTGAGACGGACATGACCGTCTACGGCGAGCTCAAGCGCATGAAGAACCCGCCGGTGCCCGCGCGGCTCTGCATCCACGTCACCCACGACGTCCCTGCCGACCAGCAGACGGTCGACGACGTGGTCGGGTCGGCGTTGCTGAACTGCCTGCTCGCCGCCCGGCGCGGCAATGGCGGCGCCGAGTCCGAGCTGCTCGACCTGATGGGCCGCACCGAGGACGCGGCGGGCAAGGTCTGGGGCAACCTCGGCGCGGGCGTGCTGCGGGGCCAGACCGCGCGAACGGGCAAGGTCGACTGGTGGCAGCGCTGGCTCGTCGACGTGCTGGGGTCGAAGCTGCGCGAGGGTGAGCGGCTGGTGTACCCGAAGAAGCGCGGCGCCGTGCTGGCCGCGCTGGGGCACGACCCGGTGCTGTCGCGCCGGGGTCCGGTGCGGGACAAGGTGCTGGTCATCGCCTACGACACGTCCGGGTCGATGCCGGACGGCGTGGTCGACTGGATGGTCGAGCTGGTCGGCGGGATCGACGGCGTGCAGGCGCACTGGCTGTCGTTCGACGGCGTGGTGATGCCGTTCCGGCCCGGCGAGCGCGTGCTCGGCGGTGGCGGGACGAGCTTCCAGGCCGTCGTCGAGTACGTCGAGGGTCGCTCCACAGTGGACGGCGAGCTGTTCAGCGAGGTCCCGGACGCGGTCGTCGTGCTCACCGACGGCTACGCGCCCAAGGTGACGCCCGCCGAGCCGGACAAGTGGATCTGGCTGATCACCGAGGGCGGCGACGACTGGCCCGATTCGCACACACCACCCATGGCTTGCCACCGCGTGCGGCCCGTGATCCGGAGGAACCGATGA
- a CDS encoding ribonuclease inhibitor produces MSELEPLLTWLRTGSTTEERLDFPTGTALPDGRLDLCKQALGPDGAAQVAAALRPGVVKHLLLGTDGLGDGAAGIAGEAAAREVETLYLGCNGITSGGACRLADNLRMSPQASAVTGIWLKRNPIADGDAASALVEAARSLRTLDLVQTGLDADGAARLVAAILLAQRQGRRIERLYLGGNPLGPRGATHLAALLAAGAVDELYVSAAQLGDEGANTVAEALRTSRLKRLSLAGNGIGPQAAANVVTAAAAAGVEVCDLGQVKAAKVLGAQPNRLDETATTAIATALADRPHRLRHLVLTHTGLRSQAAHRLLDGAQRAVTPTRFVLGKGVAGSIKQRLDALAAAIPAQPEVPADVAAVRSVHRQPPQA; encoded by the coding sequence GTGAGCGAGCTGGAACCACTGCTGACCTGGCTGAGGACCGGCTCCACCACCGAGGAGCGGCTCGACTTCCCGACCGGCACCGCGCTGCCCGACGGCCGCCTCGACCTGTGCAAGCAGGCGCTCGGCCCGGACGGTGCCGCCCAGGTCGCCGCCGCGTTGCGCCCCGGCGTGGTCAAGCACCTGCTGCTCGGCACCGACGGTCTCGGCGACGGCGCGGCCGGCATCGCGGGAGAGGCCGCCGCACGCGAGGTCGAGACGCTCTACCTGGGCTGCAACGGGATCACCTCCGGCGGCGCGTGCCGGCTGGCGGACAACCTGCGGATGTCACCCCAGGCGAGCGCGGTGACCGGCATCTGGCTCAAGCGCAACCCGATCGCCGATGGTGACGCGGCGAGCGCGCTCGTGGAGGCCGCGCGGTCGCTGCGCACGCTCGACCTCGTCCAGACCGGCCTCGACGCGGACGGCGCCGCCCGGCTCGTGGCCGCGATCCTGCTGGCACAGCGGCAGGGCCGGCGGATCGAGCGGCTCTACCTGGGCGGCAACCCGCTCGGTCCGCGCGGCGCGACCCACCTGGCCGCGTTGCTGGCGGCGGGCGCGGTCGACGAGCTGTACGTGTCGGCGGCGCAGCTGGGTGACGAGGGCGCGAACACCGTCGCCGAGGCGTTGCGGACGAGCAGGCTGAAACGGCTTTCGCTGGCCGGCAACGGAATCGGTCCGCAGGCGGCCGCGAACGTCGTCACGGCGGCCGCGGCGGCGGGCGTCGAGGTGTGCGACCTCGGGCAGGTCAAGGCCGCGAAAGTACTGGGGGCGCAACCGAACCGGCTCGACGAGACCGCCACGACCGCGATCGCCACCGCGCTCGCCGACCGGCCGCACCGGTTGCGGCACCTGGTGCTGACCCACACCGGCCTGCGCAGCCAGGCCGCGCACCGGTTGCTGGACGGGGCGCAACGGGCCGTCACGCCGACCCGGTTCGTGCTGGGCAAGGGGGTGGCGGGCAGCATCAAGCAGCGGCTCGACGCGTTGGCCGCCGCGATCCCGGCGCAGCCGGAGGTGCCGGCGGACGTGGCGGCGGTGCGCAGCGTGCACCGCCAGCCGCCTCAGGCCTGA
- a CDS encoding SDR family NAD(P)-dependent oxidoreductase, translating into MISEAELAAFHATMGRLRALPADDPVRLQAERVAESFAREGRQRRKKVRTVERARADAAVDAATATGAVDRREDAPLAPAAGEQRALARSRRCYVCKEPYQLADAFYHRLCPSCARENAERRNARTDLRGRRALLTGGRVKIGFQLASMMLRDGASLLVTTRFPSDARRRFEQAPGSAEWLDRLTVVGIDLRDPRQVLGLAEDLRADGRPLDVLVNNAAQTVRRPPEAYAALIAGETGPSAALTAPGFTPMLAVGHNPGALALASLDEAGLLPDTAPANSWSALLGELDAAEVLETQLVNALAPTLLCDRLLPLLLASPHPRRYVVNVSAVEGRFAVRNKTSGHPHTNMAKAALNMLTRTSGPELAEQGVYMCSVDTGWITDENPAPKKARLAGSGFRTPLDVVDGAARVYDPIVRGEAGEPVAGVFLKDYREAAW; encoded by the coding sequence ATGATCAGCGAGGCCGAGCTCGCGGCCTTCCACGCGACGATGGGGCGGTTGCGGGCGTTGCCGGCCGACGACCCGGTGCGGCTGCAGGCCGAGCGGGTCGCCGAGTCGTTCGCGCGGGAGGGGCGGCAGCGGCGCAAGAAGGTGCGCACGGTCGAGCGGGCGCGTGCCGACGCGGCCGTGGACGCGGCGACGGCGACCGGGGCGGTGGACCGGCGGGAGGACGCACCGCTGGCGCCGGCCGCGGGGGAGCAACGGGCGTTGGCGCGCTCCAGGCGTTGTTACGTGTGCAAGGAGCCGTACCAGCTGGCCGATGCGTTCTACCACCGCTTGTGCCCGTCCTGCGCGCGCGAGAACGCCGAACGCCGCAACGCGCGCACGGACCTGCGTGGCCGCCGTGCGTTGCTCACGGGCGGGCGGGTGAAGATCGGGTTCCAACTGGCGTCGATGATGCTGCGCGACGGGGCGTCGTTGCTGGTCACGACGCGTTTTCCGAGTGACGCCCGGCGGCGGTTCGAGCAGGCGCCCGGCAGCGCGGAGTGGCTCGACCGGCTGACCGTCGTCGGCATCGACCTGCGTGACCCGCGCCAGGTGCTGGGCCTGGCCGAGGACCTGCGCGCGGACGGGCGGCCGCTCGACGTGCTGGTCAACAACGCCGCCCAGACCGTGCGGCGCCCTCCGGAGGCCTACGCGGCGCTCATCGCGGGGGAGACCGGCCCGTCGGCCGCGCTGACCGCGCCGGGCTTCACGCCGATGCTGGCGGTGGGCCACAACCCCGGCGCGCTCGCGCTGGCCTCGCTCGACGAGGCGGGCCTGCTGCCGGACACCGCGCCCGCCAACTCCTGGTCGGCGCTGCTCGGCGAGCTGGACGCGGCCGAGGTGCTGGAGACGCAGCTGGTCAACGCGCTGGCGCCGACACTGCTGTGCGACCGGTTGCTGCCGTTGCTGCTCGCCTCGCCGCACCCGCGCCGGTACGTGGTGAACGTGAGCGCCGTGGAGGGGCGGTTCGCCGTGCGGAACAAGACGTCCGGGCACCCGCACACGAACATGGCCAAGGCGGCGCTGAACATGCTGACGCGCACGAGCGGGCCGGAGCTCGCCGAGCAAGGCGTGTACATGTGCTCGGTGGACACCGGGTGGATCACCGACGAGAACCCCGCACCCAAGAAGGCGAGGCTGGCCGGGAGCGGGTTCCGGACGCCGCTGGACGTGGTGGACGGGGCGGCACGGGTGTACGACCCGATCGTGCGGGGCGAGGCGGGGGAGCCGGTGGCCGGGGTGTTCCTGAAGGACTACCGGGAGGCGGCGTGGTGA